Proteins encoded by one window of Nicotiana tabacum cultivar K326 chromosome 10, ASM71507v2, whole genome shotgun sequence:
- the LOC142165482 gene encoding uncharacterized protein LOC142165482 gives MNAGRQGDLSPTQVKKAKSAAKVNTQQAFERLTKMHRQNHYEFVGLMEPKQQAKKLKRHRNKIGLVQAISNVSNMIWAFIDEVFEDEEEKFGGLPMTLNEIDDFQHCVNTCNLFDLGFKGSIFTWWNGRAEEDCIFKRLDRCLANVEFQQTFPGIEVQHLSKTGSDHSPMYLKCDIETPPIKTPFKFLNFWVEHATFKDVVKENWTADFSANPYILFNHKLKKLKKAISWWSKATFGDIFQKIASMEEVVMVHEAEFEANPTGMNRERLQKVQAELIKCLAREEKYCQQKAGMTWFKKGDRNTKFFHAQVRGRRKRLQLNRIQNSGGTWIEEEQKIAEEAIKFYKEQFTEAATPSSFDIVEHVPNLINTEQNAELIKQLTKEEVKVVVLGLNGDSAGGPDGMTGKFYHSCWDIIGDDLYNMVRAFFNGHELPKCVTHTNLVLLPNKKEVTTFSDLRPISLGNFSNKVISRVVHERLVKFLPSLISEEHVGFVKGRNIVENILLTQEIVTDIRLRTKAGPNVILKLDMTKAYDRLSWLFLTKVLRKMGFTERFIGIVFGLVSNNWYSILINGQAHGFFKSSRGVKQGNPVSPTLFILAAEALSRGLNALHTNLYFCGFGMPKWSPKINHLAYADGMIIFSSSDETSLMLIMQVLKAYEAASGQLVNKTKSVVYLHHLTDMEVVSNVERITGIHWNDFPIIYLGCPIFYARRKPEYYQSLITKVVDKLQSWFHKLFAQFFWSSTVGGTSRHWASWNTLCMPVEEEGIGFMSLHDVAKTLFSKLWWNFRTKPSLWSSFDFGIDENVYNVHDVTLDGEWDVDRLFEMLHEDLAVHILEKIKPPSPQQPDDESLQHLFFRSETAKTTWKYFLSRAGIAVEGLTLHQAITKCWTANVCLRLKPVMQALPSCVVWELWKRRNSMKYGNAVTTSRVIYQVSSNLQALVKVRKPVMDMVPHKWQDLLAMMENFTLKLKVTKVIWEFPSAGWIKVNTDGASRVNPGRSSIGFCIRNENGDIVKSVGKEIEETTNTVAEAKAMVEALRFCRFQQYSHVWLHTDSMLLKKIMDGIWKPPWIISEQLETGSGNIKMIALHFEHNKKQKALETQLACAEKMFSRKAGNKGQCSFLICIFMHASSNSWIAHLKKRAHLE, from the exons ATGAATGCTGGAAGGCAAGGTGACTTATCACCTACGCAAGTGAAAAAGGCAAAATCAGCAGCAAAAG TCAACACACAGCAGGCCTTTGAAAGGTTGACAAAGATGCACAGGCAAAATCACTATGAATTTGTAGGATTAATGGAGCCAAAGCAACAAGCAAAAAAACTGAAAAGGCACAGAAACAAGATAGGACTTGTACAGGCAATTTCAAATGTTTCCAACATGATCTGGGCTTTCATAGATGAGGTATTTGAG GACGAAGAAGAGAAGTTTGGTGGGTTACCTATGACATTgaatgaaattgatgattttcaACACTGCGTCAACACTTGCAATCTCTTCGACCTTGGATTTAAAGGTAgcatatttacatggtggaatgggagagcAGAGGAAGACTGTATATTCAAAAGGCTAGACAGATGCTTGGCCAATGTTGAGTTCCAACAAACATTTCCAGGAATAGAGGTGCAACATTTGTCAAAGACTGGTTCTGATCATAGTCCAATGTATCTGAAGTGTGATATTGAGACTCCACCAATAAAAACGCCTTTTAAGTTCTTGAATTTTTGGGTGGAACATGCGACTTTTAAAGATGTGGTGAAAGAGAATTGGACAGCTGATTTCAGTGCAAATCCTTATATTCTTTTTAAtcacaagttaaaaaaattaaagaaggccATTTCATGGTGGAGTAAGGCTACATTTGGAGATATTTTCCAAAAGATAGCAAGCATGGAGGAGGTAGTGATGGTTCATGAAGCAGAATTTGAAGCAAATCCTACAGGGATGAACAGGGAAAGGCTACAAAAGGTTCAGGCAGAATTGATCAAATGTCTTGCACGAGAGGAGAAATATTGTCAACAAAAGGCAGGCATGACTTGGTTCAAAAAAGGGGATAGGAACACTAAGTTCTTCCACGCACAAGTGAGAGGTAGGAGGAAGAGACTTCAGCTTAACAGAATTCAAAATAGTGGAGGAACCTGgattgaagaagaacaaaaaatTGCAGAAGAGGCTATCAAATTCTACAAGGAACAGTTCACAGAAGCAGCTACTCCTTCATCATTTGATATCGTAGAGCATGTTCCTAATCTGATTAACACTGAGCAGAATGCAGAATTGATTAAGCAGCTAACAAAAGAGGAGGTTAAAGTGGTAGTACTTGGACTTAATGGTGATAGTGCTGGGGGGCCAGATGGTATGACAGGAAAATTCTATCATTCTTGTTGGGACATAATAGGGGATGACCTGTACAACATGGTGAGGGCTTTTTTCAATGGTCATGAGCTACCCAAGTGTGTAACACACACCAACCTAGTTCTCCTACCAAATAAAAAAGAAGTTACCACTTTTTCTGATTTAAGACCAATAAGCCTCGGTAATTTTTCAAATAAGGTTATATCGAGGGTGGTACATGAAAGGCTAGTGAAATTTCTCCCAAGTCTGATATCAGAGGAACATGTAGGGTTTGTTAAGGGCAGGAATATAGTAGAAAACATTCTTCTAACTCAGGAGATAGTGACTGACATTAGGCTTAGAACTAAGGCTGGACCTAATGTCATCCTGAAGCTAGATATGACCAAAGCTTATGATAGATTATCTTGGCTATTCCTAACCAAGGTACTGAGAAAGATGGGATTTACAGAAAGGTTTATAGGGATTGTCTTTGGATTAGTTTCAAACAATTGGTATTCTATTCTAATCAATGGTCAAGCTCATGGGTTCTTTAAGTCCTCAAGGGGAGTAAAACAAGGTAATCCTGTATCTCCAACTTTGTTTATATTGGcagcagaagcattatctaggGGTCTAAATGCACTACATACTAACCTGTATTTTTGTGGATTTGGGATGCCAAAGTGGAGTCCAAAGATCAATCATTTGGCGTATGCAGATGGCAtgattattttctcatcctcagATGAAACATCTCTAATGCTGATTATGCAAGTGTTGAAGGCATATGAAGCTGCATCTGGGCAGCTTGTTAACAAAACCAAATCAGTTGTGTACCTGCATCATTTAACAGACATGGAAGTGGTCAGCAATGTGGAAAGGATCACGGGCATTCATTGGAATGATTTCCCTATCATATATCTAGGTTGTCCTATATTTTATGCAAGGAGAAAGCCGGAATACTATCAATCCCTAATTACTAAGGTAGTGGACAAACTGCAATCATG GTTTCACAAATTGTTTGCTCAATTTTTCTGGAGTAGCACTGTAGGAGGAACTAGTAGGCATTGGGCTTCATGGAATACCTTATGCATGCCAGTTGAGGAAGAAGGAATAGGTTTCATGTCACTGCATGATGTAGCAAAGACATTATTCAGCAAGTTGTGGTGGAATTTCAGAACAAAACCAAGCCTATGGAGCTCTTTT GACTTTGGCATTGATGAAAATGTATATAATGTACATGATGTTACCTTAGATGGTGAGTGGGATGTGGACAGGCTATTTGAAATGCTTCATGAAGATTTAGCAGTACACATTCTGGAGAAAATCAAACCACCTTCACCTCAGCAG CCTGACGATGAATCTCTTCAGCACTTATTTTTTAGATCAGAAACTGCAAAGACAACTTGGAAGTATTTTCTATCGAGGGCAGGAATAGCTGTGGAGGGACTTACATTGCACCAAGCAATCACAAAATGTTGGACTGCAAATGTGTGCTTAAGGCTCAAACCAGTAATGCAAGCACTCCCCTCATGTGTAGTCTGGGAActttggaaaagaagaaatagtatGAAGTATGGTAATGCTGTGACAACTAGCAGGGTGATttatcaagtttcatcaaatctCCAGGCATTGGTGAAAGTGAGAAAGCCTGTGATGGACATGGTACCTCATAAATGGCAAGATCTATTAGCTATGATGGAAAATTTCACTCTTAAACTTAAGGTTACCAAAGTCATATGGGAATTTCCAAGTGCGGGATGGATAAAAGTTAATACGGATGGTGCATCGAGGGTAAATCCAGGCAGGAGCTCAATAGGTTTTTGTATAAGAAATGAAAATGGTGACATAGTCAAGTCAGTAGGGAAAGAGATTGAGGAGACAACCAACACAGTAGCTGAAGCGAAGGCCATGGTAGAAGCACTAAGGTTCTGCAGATTTCAACAATACTCTCATGTATGGCTTCACACTGACTCAATGTTATTAAAAAAGATAATGGATGGGATCTGgaaaccaccatggatcataTCTGAGCAG TTAGAGACAGGATCTGGGAATATAAAAATGATTGCTCTTCATTTCGAGCACAACAAGAAGCAAAAGGCATTGGAAACACAACTAGCATGTGCAGAAAAAATGTTTTCGAGAAAAGCTGGCAACAAAGGCCAATGCAGCTTTTTGATTTGTATATTCATGCATGCTTCGTCCAACAGTTGGATTGCTCATTTGAAGAAACGTGCTCATTTGGAGTAA